A portion of the Parasedimentitalea marina genome contains these proteins:
- the tolB gene encoding Tol-Pal system beta propeller repeat protein TolB: MRVFLTGVLLAAAVLTQTGAAVAQNGPLRIEITDGVIEPLPYAVPSFIAETAAANEMSAQIARVIASDLSGTGLFREIPASAHISKVTDFNASVQYADWKAVNAQALITGAVSVNGNRLTVRFRGYDVFADKELDGGGLQFTGTTDGWRRMAHKVADSIYSRITGEGGYFDSRVVYVSETGPKNDRRKRLAIMDYDGANVQFLTNSASIVLAPRFSPSGDRVLYTSYESGFPQIHVMDIGKVQRRVLSTDDGIMSFAPRFSPDGRTVVFSQSQGGNTDLFTMDINTGSLTRLTSAPSIETAPSFSPDGSQIVFESDRSGGQQLYVMAASGGDARRISHGKGRYGTPVWSPRGDLLAFTKQNKGRFHIGVMRTDGSEERLLTASFLDEGPTWSPNGRVIMFTRETQGASGRSLLYSVDISGRNLRPVRTPDGGSDPAWSPLQN; encoded by the coding sequence ATGAGAGTTTTTCTGACAGGTGTTCTGCTGGCGGCGGCCGTGCTGACCCAGACTGGGGCGGCTGTAGCGCAAAACGGGCCGCTGCGGATTGAAATCACCGACGGTGTGATCGAGCCGCTGCCCTATGCGGTGCCCAGCTTTATTGCCGAGACCGCTGCTGCAAATGAGATGTCAGCGCAGATCGCACGGGTGATTGCCTCGGATCTGAGCGGCACTGGGTTGTTCCGCGAGATCCCGGCCTCGGCCCATATTTCAAAAGTCACCGATTTCAACGCCTCCGTCCAATATGCCGACTGGAAAGCCGTCAACGCGCAGGCGCTGATCACGGGCGCTGTCAGCGTCAATGGCAACCGGCTGACGGTGCGGTTCCGTGGCTATGATGTGTTTGCCGACAAAGAGCTGGATGGCGGTGGCCTGCAGTTCACCGGCACCACCGACGGCTGGCGGCGTATGGCCCATAAAGTGGCGGACAGTATATATAGCCGGATCACCGGCGAGGGCGGGTATTTCGACAGCCGGGTGGTCTATGTCTCGGAAACCGGCCCCAAGAATGACCGTCGTAAGCGGTTGGCGATCATGGATTATGATGGCGCCAATGTGCAGTTCCTGACCAACAGCGCCTCTATTGTTTTGGCGCCGCGGTTTTCGCCCAGTGGCGACCGGGTGCTCTATACCAGTTATGAAAGCGGCTTTCCGCAGATCCATGTAATGGATATTGGCAAGGTCCAGCGCCGGGTGTTGTCAACTGACGATGGCATCATGAGCTTTGCGCCCCGGTTCTCGCCGGATGGGCGCACCGTGGTGTTTTCGCAATCTCAGGGCGGTAACACCGATCTTTTCACCATGGATATCAACACTGGCAGCCTGACCCGGCTGACCAGTGCGCCGTCAATTGAAACGGCACCGTCGTTTTCGCCGGATGGCAGCCAGATTGTGTTTGAAAGCGACCGTTCAGGCGGTCAGCAACTCTATGTGATGGCCGCCAGTGGCGGGGATGCGCGCCGGATCAGTCATGGCAAGGGGCGCTACGGCACCCCGGTGTGGTCGCCGCGGGGGGATCTGCTGGCCTTTACCAAGCAAAACAAGGGCCGATTCCATATCGGCGTGATGCGCACCGATGGCAGCGAGGAGCGTCTGCTGACAGCCTCGTTCCTGGACGAGGGGCCGACCTGGTCGCCAAATGGTCGGGTCATTATGTTCACCCGCGAAACCCAAGGGGCCAGTGGTCGCTCTCTGTTGTATTCGGTGGACATCTCGGGGCGTAACCTTAGACCGGTACGGACCCCGGATGGCGGATCAGATCCGGCCTGGTCGCCCTTGCAGAATTAA
- the pal gene encoding peptidoglycan-associated lipoprotein Pal produces the protein MSGLTKVILVISALGLAACDNVTGGNSNTGSLTGGGAGGVADQTSPAYFQQEIGDRVLFVVDQSTLTTEAKGILLSQANWLLANTDYTATIEGHADEQGTREYNLALGARRASEAREYLVSQGVASNRLKVVSYGKERPLEICSNESCYSQNRRAVTILTGGLTG, from the coding sequence ATGAGCGGTTTGACAAAAGTAATTCTGGTTATTTCAGCATTGGGCCTCGCGGCGTGCGATAATGTGACCGGCGGAAATTCTAACACGGGTTCGCTAACCGGCGGTGGCGCGGGCGGAGTGGCGGATCAAACCAGCCCGGCCTATTTCCAGCAAGAGATCGGCGATCGGGTTTTGTTTGTGGTGGACCAGTCGACGCTGACGACCGAAGCAAAAGGCATCCTGTTGTCGCAAGCAAACTGGTTGCTGGCCAACACTGATTACACTGCCACCATCGAGGGTCACGCGGATGAGCAGGGCACCCGGGAATATAACCTGGCCCTGGGCGCCCGTCGTGCCAGCGAGGCAAGGGAGTATCTGGTGTCGCAGGGTGTCGCCAGCAACCGCCTCAAAGTGGTGAGCTATGGCAAGGAACGCCCGCTTGAGATTTGCTCGAATGAAAGCTGCTATTCGCAGAACCGGCGGGCTGTGACTATTCTGACTGGTGGGTTAACGGGGTAA
- the ybgF gene encoding tol-pal system protein YbgF, whose amino-acid sequence MRLYSLAVIAAVAFVPAGLRAQDQQTLADIRQELTVLHVEIQRLKRELSTTGAPGTSLGGDSVLDRVGAIEIALQGLTSQTERLEHRIENVVADGTNRIGDLEFRLVELEGGDISQLGETSTLGGDVETAQPIGQPPVDTSDELAVGELADFDGAKKALGEGNYQDAAARFASFDVAYPGSPLAAEAHFNRGKALDGLGDTREAARAYLAAFTGNSTGIIAPEALFELGAALGRLGQSSQACVTLSEVKARFPDTAAVLAAEQEMASLSCS is encoded by the coding sequence ATGCGTCTTTATTCTCTTGCCGTGATCGCGGCTGTTGCGTTTGTTCCGGCAGGCCTAAGGGCGCAGGATCAGCAAACCCTGGCTGATATCCGTCAGGAACTAACGGTTCTGCACGTGGAAATTCAACGCCTAAAGCGTGAGTTGTCGACCACGGGTGCTCCCGGCACCAGCCTTGGTGGCGATTCCGTTCTGGACCGTGTTGGCGCGATTGAGATTGCCCTGCAGGGGTTGACCTCGCAGACGGAACGGTTGGAACACCGGATTGAAAATGTGGTGGCAGATGGCACCAATCGCATCGGCGATCTGGAATTCCGACTGGTCGAACTGGAAGGCGGCGACATCAGCCAGCTGGGAGAAACCTCGACGCTGGGTGGTGACGTTGAAACAGCGCAGCCAATTGGGCAGCCTCCGGTTGATACTTCGGATGAGCTGGCAGTGGGTGAGCTGGCAGATTTTGACGGCGCAAAAAAGGCACTGGGTGAGGGTAATTATCAGGACGCGGCGGCCCGGTTTGCCAGTTTTGATGTGGCCTATCCCGGCAGTCCCCTGGCCGCCGAAGCCCATTTTAATCGTGGTAAGGCACTGGATGGACTGGGCGACACCCGCGAGGCGGCGCGGGCCTATTTGGCGGCCTTCACCGGCAATTCAACCGGAATCATCGCCCCCGAGGCGCTGTTTGAACTGGGCGCTGCTTTGGGACGTTTGGGGCAATCCAGTCAGGCCTGTGTGACCCTGTCCGAGGTCAAGGCGCGCTTTCCCGATACGGCGGCGGTGCTGGCAGCGGAACAGGAAATGGCCTCGCTGAGCTGTTCTTGA
- the tilS gene encoding tRNA lysidine(34) synthetase TilS, producing MNILTEVQGHFQGSLPSRIGVALSGGGDSVALLHILTQCFQGQDVQILAATVDHGLRRESADEARQVAALARHMGVDHEILHWQGWQGDGNLQDQARRARYQLLSDWAKRREIEIITLGHTADDQAETVLMRLARSAGVNGLAAMPVRRQLNGITLLRPLLRVTRAQLRNHLTQHDLTWVEDPSNQDRRFERVRMRQAMKTLEPLGLTIASLSAVAENMGKAKEALDRNALLVGKDLAKTVSGAVVIDEKGLRDQPDEIIHRLLAGALRWVSGGEYPLRRGVMAEALVCVRTGGGVTLGGCRILSRRGQVWICREYNAVRDEVALPDAIWDKRWVLQGADVSGLEVRPLGRAGLLLCPDWRDSGCPHEVLEATPAVWRKQDLVAAPMAEMANGWTAKAVNSDEEFYRSLLSH from the coding sequence ATGAATATTCTGACAGAGGTCCAGGGTCATTTCCAAGGGTCGTTGCCGTCCCGGATAGGCGTGGCCCTGTCGGGTGGTGGCGATTCGGTGGCCTTGCTGCATATTCTGACGCAGTGTTTTCAGGGGCAGGACGTACAAATTCTGGCTGCGACCGTAGATCACGGGTTGCGCCGTGAATCCGCCGATGAAGCCCGGCAGGTTGCCGCTCTGGCCCGTCACATGGGTGTCGATCACGAGATTTTGCACTGGCAGGGATGGCAGGGGGACGGCAATCTTCAGGATCAGGCCCGCCGGGCCAGGTATCAGCTGCTGAGTGACTGGGCCAAGCGCCGCGAGATCGAAATCATCACGCTGGGGCATACTGCGGATGATCAGGCTGAAACTGTTTTGATGCGATTGGCGCGTTCGGCCGGGGTCAACGGATTGGCGGCGATGCCGGTGCGTCGCCAGCTGAACGGGATCACATTGTTGCGCCCATTGCTGCGGGTGACACGTGCCCAGCTGCGCAATCACCTGACCCAACATGACCTGACATGGGTCGAGGACCCCTCTAATCAGGATCGTCGGTTTGAGCGGGTGCGGATGCGTCAGGCGATGAAAACCCTGGAGCCACTGGGCCTCACCATCGCGTCCCTCTCTGCGGTGGCCGAGAATATGGGTAAGGCAAAGGAAGCGCTTGATCGTAATGCTCTTTTGGTCGGCAAGGATCTGGCCAAAACGGTCTCTGGCGCTGTGGTTATTGATGAAAAAGGGCTGCGTGATCAGCCCGACGAGATCATTCACCGTTTGCTGGCGGGGGCACTGCGCTGGGTCTCGGGGGGTGAATATCCGCTGCGACGAGGCGTCATGGCCGAGGCTTTGGTCTGTGTCCGCACGGGTGGCGGGGTGACGCTGGGTGGATGTCGCATCTTGTCGCGCCGCGGGCAGGTCTGGATCTGTCGGGAATACAATGCGGTGCGCGATGAGGTGGCACTGCCAGATGCGATCTGGGACAAGCGATGGGTGCTGCAAGGGGCGGACGTTTCAGGGCTCGAGGTGCGGCCCTTGGGCAGGGCGGGGCTGTTGTTGTGCCCGGATTGGCGCGATTCTGGTTGTCCCCATGAAGTTCTGGAAGCGACCCCTGCTGTTTGGAGAAAACAGGACTTGGTTGCCGCTCCTATGGCTGAAATGGCCAACGGATGGACCGCAAAAGCAGTAAATTCGGACGAAGAGTTCTATAGAAGCCTTTTATCGCATTGA
- the ftsH gene encoding ATP-dependent zinc metalloprotease FtsH gives MGNARNIAFWVILFLLVLALFNMFSGSGSSMQSQERTFSDFVTAVEGGGVSNVILDGEQIRFTASDGNAYMTIKPSDAEVTRLLIENNIPVRAEKQAQSGFQAFLLTLLPFLLLIGVWVYFMNRMQGGGKGGAMGFGKSKAKMLTEKHGRVTFDDVAGIDEAKEELEEIVEFLRNPQKFSRLGGKIPKGALLVGPPGTGKTLLARAIAGEAGVPFFTISGSDFVEMFVGVGASRVRDMFEQAKKNAPCIVFIDEIDAVGRHRGAGYGGGNDEREQTLNQLLVEMDGFEANEGVIILAATNRKDVLDPALLRPGRFDRNVTVGNPDIKGREKILGVHARKTPLGPDVDLRIIARGTPGFSGADLANLVNESALMAARIGRRFVTMDDFESAKDKVMMGAERRSMVMTQEQKEMTAYHEAGHAVVGISLPKCDPVYKATIIPRGGALGMVMSLPEFDRLNMFKEECHQRLAMTMAGKAAEIIKYGEDEVSNGPAGDIQQASGLARAMVMQWGMSDKVGNIDYQEAAAGYQNNGGAGGFSVSAATKELIEDEVKRLIDEGYQRAHKILSENSDGFERLAQGLLEYETLTGEEIKRVMNGELPNAGDDEDDDADQGNASVTAIPKAKPKKSPPEGDMEPEPSA, from the coding sequence TTGGGCAACGCACGTAATATCGCCTTCTGGGTCATTCTGTTTCTGCTGGTCTTGGCGCTGTTCAATATGTTCAGCGGTTCGGGCAGTTCGATGCAGAGCCAGGAAAGAACCTTTTCTGATTTTGTGACCGCAGTTGAAGGCGGAGGGGTGAGCAATGTCATCCTGGATGGTGAACAAATTCGCTTTACCGCGTCTGATGGCAACGCCTACATGACCATCAAACCTTCAGATGCTGAAGTCACACGGTTGCTCATCGAGAACAATATTCCGGTGCGGGCTGAAAAACAGGCGCAATCCGGGTTTCAGGCGTTTTTGCTGACGCTGCTACCATTCCTGTTACTGATCGGTGTCTGGGTCTATTTCATGAACCGGATGCAGGGTGGCGGCAAAGGTGGCGCGATGGGTTTTGGCAAGTCCAAGGCCAAGATGCTGACCGAGAAACACGGTCGGGTGACGTTTGACGACGTGGCCGGTATCGACGAAGCCAAGGAAGAACTGGAAGAGATCGTCGAATTCCTGCGCAATCCGCAGAAATTCAGCCGTCTGGGCGGTAAGATCCCCAAGGGTGCGCTGCTGGTGGGCCCTCCGGGTACTGGTAAGACACTACTGGCCCGTGCGATTGCTGGCGAAGCAGGCGTTCCGTTCTTCACCATTTCGGGTTCTGATTTTGTTGAAATGTTCGTCGGTGTGGGTGCCTCCCGCGTGCGTGACATGTTTGAACAGGCCAAAAAGAATGCGCCATGTATCGTGTTCATCGATGAGATCGACGCTGTGGGTCGCCATCGTGGTGCCGGCTATGGCGGTGGTAATGACGAACGTGAGCAGACATTGAACCAGCTGCTGGTTGAGATGGACGGCTTTGAGGCCAACGAGGGTGTGATCATCCTGGCCGCGACCAACCGTAAAGATGTGTTGGACCCTGCCTTGCTGCGTCCGGGTCGTTTTGACCGCAACGTGACTGTTGGTAATCCTGACATCAAAGGCCGTGAGAAGATCCTGGGCGTGCATGCCCGCAAAACGCCGCTGGGTCCGGATGTTGATCTGCGGATCATCGCACGGGGTACACCCGGTTTCTCGGGTGCGGATCTGGCCAACCTGGTCAACGAATCTGCCCTGATGGCCGCCCGTATTGGCCGTCGCTTTGTCACCATGGACGATTTTGAAAGTGCCAAAGACAAGGTGATGATGGGGGCCGAACGCCGCTCTATGGTGATGACCCAAGAGCAAAAGGAAATGACCGCCTACCACGAAGCGGGACACGCGGTTGTCGGGATTTCGCTGCCGAAATGTGATCCGGTCTATAAGGCGACTATCATTCCGCGCGGTGGTGCATTGGGCATGGTGATGAGCTTGCCGGAATTTGACCGGTTGAACATGTTCAAAGAAGAGTGCCATCAGCGCCTGGCGATGACCATGGCCGGTAAGGCTGCGGAAATCATCAAATACGGCGAAGACGAAGTCTCTAACGGACCTGCGGGCGATATCCAGCAGGCTTCGGGACTGGCGCGGGCCATGGTGATGCAATGGGGCATGTCCGACAAGGTCGGCAACATTGACTACCAAGAGGCTGCGGCTGGCTATCAGAACAATGGCGGCGCTGGCGGCTTTTCGGTATCAGCGGCCACCAAAGAGCTGATCGAAGATGAAGTGAAGCGTCTGATCGACGAAGGCTATCAGCGGGCGCATAAGATCCTGTCCGAGAACAGCGACGGGTTCGAACGTCTGGCGCAGGGTCTGCTGGAATATGAGACACTGACCGGCGAAGAGATCAAGCGCGTCATGAACGGCGAACTTCCCAATGCGGGCGATGATGAGGATGACGATGCGGATCAGGGCAATGCCTCGGTCACCGCGATTCCAAAAGCCAAGCCAAAGAAATCGCCACCCGAAGGCGACATGGAGCCGGAACCCTCGGCCTGA
- a CDS encoding MOSC domain-containing protein produces MPTLREVEFQGEITWLGHVPAEGGLRARSVDRLDLGFDGDAGARHAGANRASCVRVRDLYPEGTEIRNARQVTILSEEELALIAADMGMEAVDPSHLGVSIVVRGIPDFTFIPPSSRLQGPDGVTLVADTENRPCIFPGREIEKDHTGFGPKFKPAAKNRRGITAWVERPGGMVIGDALRLFIPDQRPWAP; encoded by the coding sequence GTGCCGACATTACGCGAAGTTGAATTTCAGGGCGAAATCACATGGCTGGGACATGTGCCAGCCGAGGGCGGGCTGCGGGCGCGGTCCGTGGATCGGCTGGATCTTGGTTTTGATGGCGACGCAGGTGCGCGTCATGCTGGGGCCAATCGGGCGTCCTGCGTGCGGGTCAGGGATCTGTACCCGGAGGGCACCGAAATCCGCAATGCCCGTCAGGTGACAATTCTGTCCGAGGAAGAACTGGCCTTGATTGCTGCCGATATGGGGATGGAGGCGGTAGACCCGTCGCATCTGGGCGTATCGATTGTGGTGCGTGGCATTCCGGACTTTACCTTTATCCCGCCATCGTCGCGGCTGCAGGGGCCGGATGGGGTGACGCTGGTGGCGGACACAGAAAACCGCCCCTGCATTTTTCCGGGTCGCGAAATAGAGAAGGATCACACCGGCTTTGGCCCCAAGTTCAAACCCGCAGCCAAGAATCGCCGGGGAATCACTGCCTGGGTCGAACGGCCGGGGGGCATGGTGATTGGCGATGCGCTGCGACTTTTTATTCCAGACCAACGGCCCTGGGCGCCATAA
- a CDS encoding formate--tetrahydrofolate ligase, producing MSYKSDIEIAREANKQPIQEIGKKLGISSDDLVPYGHDKAKISQSFIKSVQDRTDGKLILVTAINPTPAGEGKTTTTVGLGDGLNRIGKNAMVCIREASLGPNFGMKGGAAGGGYAQIVPMEDMNLHFTGDFHAITSAHSLLSAMIDNHIYWGNDLEIDTRRVAWRRVVDMNDRALRQITASLGGVANGFPRETGFDITVASEVMAILCLANDLEDLEKRLGDIIVAYRRDRTPVYCRDIEADGAMTVLLKDAMQPNLVQTLENNPAFVHGGPFANIAHGCNSVIATTTALKLTDYVVTEAGFGADLGAEKFMNIKCRKAGLAPSVVVLVATVRAMKMNGGVAKADLAGENIEAVQSGCANLGRHIENLKSFGVPVVVAINHFVTDTDAEVQAIKDFVVSQGSEAILSRHWELGSEGSADLATRVAEIADADMANFAPIYPDDMPLFEKIETVAKRIYRADEVLADAKIRKQLHEWEEQGYGNLPVCMAKTQYSFSTDPTLRGAPVGHSVPVREVRLSAGAGFIVAVCGDIMTMPGLPRNPAAKSIHLNETGEIQGLF from the coding sequence ATGAGCTATAAGAGTGATATCGAGATTGCCCGCGAGGCAAACAAGCAGCCGATCCAGGAGATTGGCAAAAAACTGGGCATCTCAAGTGATGACCTGGTGCCTTATGGCCATGACAAAGCCAAGATTAGCCAGTCGTTCATCAAGTCGGTTCAAGACCGTACCGATGGCAAGCTGATTCTGGTGACAGCGATCAACCCAACACCTGCGGGTGAAGGCAAGACTACCACTACTGTGGGTCTGGGTGACGGTCTGAACCGCATCGGCAAAAACGCGATGGTTTGTATCCGCGAGGCCTCTTTGGGTCCGAACTTTGGTATGAAGGGTGGCGCTGCTGGTGGCGGCTACGCACAGATCGTGCCGATGGAAGACATGAACCTGCACTTTACAGGTGACTTCCACGCAATTACCTCAGCCCACTCGTTGCTGTCTGCGATGATCGACAACCACATCTATTGGGGCAACGATCTGGAAATCGACACCCGGCGTGTTGCTTGGCGCCGTGTGGTTGACATGAACGACCGCGCCCTGCGTCAGATCACTGCGTCCTTGGGCGGTGTTGCCAATGGCTTCCCACGTGAAACCGGTTTTGACATCACCGTTGCATCCGAAGTGATGGCGATCTTGTGCCTGGCCAACGATCTGGAAGATCTGGAAAAGCGCCTGGGCGACATCATCGTGGCCTATCGCCGCGACCGGACTCCGGTCTATTGCCGCGACATCGAGGCTGATGGCGCCATGACCGTGCTGCTGAAAGATGCAATGCAGCCGAACCTGGTGCAGACACTGGAAAACAACCCGGCGTTTGTTCACGGTGGCCCATTCGCCAACATCGCACATGGCTGTAACTCGGTTATTGCGACCACAACGGCGCTGAAACTGACCGACTATGTCGTCACCGAGGCTGGCTTTGGTGCTGACTTGGGCGCTGAGAAGTTCATGAACATCAAGTGCCGCAAAGCGGGCCTGGCCCCGTCAGTAGTGGTTCTGGTTGCGACTGTGCGCGCGATGAAAATGAACGGCGGCGTTGCCAAGGCTGATCTGGCCGGCGAAAACATCGAGGCTGTGCAGTCCGGCTGTGCCAACCTGGGTCGTCACATCGAGAACCTGAAATCCTTTGGTGTCCCGGTTGTTGTCGCAATCAACCACTTTGTCACCGATACCGATGCCGAAGTGCAGGCGATCAAGGACTTTGTGGTCTCGCAGGGCTCCGAAGCAATCCTGTCGCGTCACTGGGAACTGGGCTCTGAGGGCTCGGCTGATCTGGCAACGCGCGTCGCCGAGATTGCAGATGCGGATATGGCCAACTTTGCGCCAATCTATCCTGACGACATGCCACTGTTTGAAAAGATCGAAACCGTCGCCAAGCGCATCTACCGCGCTGACGAAGTTCTGGCAGATGCCAAGATCCGCAAGCAGCTGCATGAGTGGGAAGAGCAGGGCTATGGCAATCTGCCGGTCTGCATGGCCAAGACGCAGTATTCCTTCTCGACTGATCCGACATTGCGCGGTGCGCCGGTTGGCCATTCAGTGCCAGTACGCGAAGTGCGCCTGTCAGCAGGGGCCGGATTTATCGTCGCAGTTTGCGGTGATATCATGACAATGCCGGGTCTGCCCCGCAATCCAGCGGCAAAAAGCATCCATCTGAATGAGACCGGTGAAATCCAAGGCTTGTTCTAA
- a CDS encoding chorismate mutase codes for MTQLTPPQDCRDMDALRAEIDALDARLVALLATRADYIDRAIALKQTNGWPARIPERVEDVVSKVRSAANVGGLDPELAETLWRQLIDWSIAREAQVIRET; via the coding sequence ATGACCCAATTGACACCACCGCAGGATTGCCGGGACATGGACGCGCTAAGGGCTGAAATCGACGCTCTTGATGCGCGTCTTGTTGCGCTTTTGGCGACACGGGCCGATTATATCGACCGGGCGATTGCGCTAAAACAAACCAATGGCTGGCCAGCACGGATACCTGAAAGGGTGGAAGACGTGGTCAGTAAGGTTCGTAGCGCTGCCAATGTCGGGGGATTGGACCCTGAACTGGCAGAAACCCTGTGGCGGCAGTTGATAGATTGGTCGATTGCGCGAGAGGCGCAGGTTATTCGGGAAACGTGA
- the folD gene encoding bifunctional methylenetetrahydrofolate dehydrogenase/methenyltetrahydrofolate cyclohydrolase FolD, with amino-acid sequence MAASIIDGKAFAATVREKVAGHVARLKEENDITPGLAVVLVGEDPASEVYVAAKHKNTVAAGMASFEHKLPADASEEELFALIDQLNADPKVHGILCQFPVPDHLNERRVVARIDPSKDVDGLSVVNAGLLASGEKGLVSCTPLGCLMLLRDQVGNMSGKNAVVIGRSNLFGKPMAQLLLQESCTVTIAHSRTQDLAAVCRRADILVAAVGRAEMVKGDWVKPGATVIDVGISRIPHPEKPGKTKLLGDVDFAEAAEVASAITPVPGGVGPMTIACLLANTVTACCRANGLTEPEGLTA; translated from the coding sequence ATGGCAGCAAGTATCATCGACGGTAAGGCCTTTGCCGCGACTGTGCGCGAAAAAGTGGCTGGTCACGTTGCCCGTCTGAAGGAAGAAAACGACATCACGCCTGGATTGGCTGTGGTGCTGGTCGGTGAAGACCCGGCGTCCGAGGTCTACGTGGCCGCCAAGCACAAGAACACGGTAGCGGCTGGTATGGCCTCTTTCGAGCACAAGCTGCCTGCTGATGCGTCCGAAGAGGAACTGTTCGCGCTGATCGACCAACTGAATGCGGACCCGAAGGTGCATGGTATCCTTTGCCAGTTCCCAGTGCCGGACCACCTGAATGAGCGCCGCGTGGTGGCCCGCATCGACCCGTCCAAGGATGTGGACGGGTTGAGCGTGGTGAACGCAGGTTTGCTGGCAAGTGGTGAGAAAGGCCTCGTGTCCTGCACCCCTCTGGGGTGCCTGATGCTGTTGCGCGATCAGGTCGGCAACATGTCCGGCAAGAATGCTGTGGTGATTGGACGTTCGAACCTTTTTGGCAAGCCGATGGCCCAACTTCTGCTGCAGGAAAGCTGCACCGTGACCATCGCTCATTCGCGTACGCAGGACTTGGCCGCGGTTTGCCGCCGCGCCGACATTCTGGTTGCTGCTGTTGGCCGGGCCGAGATGGTCAAAGGCGATTGGGTGAAGCCTGGCGCAACGGTAATCGATGTAGGCATCTCTCGCATCCCGCATCCGGAAAAGCCCGGTAAGACAAAACTGCTGGGGGACGTCGACTTTGCTGAGGCTGCCGAGGTCGCGAGCGCCATCACCCCTGTGCCTGGCGGCGTTGGCCCGATGACCATCGCTTGCCTGCTGGCCAATACCGTGACCGCCTGTTGCCGCGCCAATGGACTGACTGAACCGGAAGGTTTGACCGCCTGA
- a CDS encoding PaaI family thioesterase, protein METRIRDSFARQSMMQTLGAEIDHITDGEVIITAPILPGSRQQHGVAHAALTFAIGDTAAGYSALTKLPADQEVMTAEIKINLLAPANGDLLRASGKVIKPGRRLVVVSAEVHAITDGTETLVAILQGTMVPIQI, encoded by the coding sequence ATGGAAACCCGCATTCGCGACAGTTTTGCCCGCCAATCCATGATGCAGACCCTCGGCGCCGAAATCGACCACATCACTGACGGAGAGGTCATCATCACCGCTCCGATCCTGCCCGGCAGCCGCCAGCAGCACGGTGTCGCCCATGCCGCGCTGACCTTCGCCATCGGCGACACCGCCGCGGGCTATTCCGCCCTGACCAAACTGCCCGCCGACCAAGAGGTGATGACCGCAGAGATCAAAATCAACCTGCTGGCCCCCGCCAACGGCGACCTCCTGCGCGCCAGTGGCAAAGTCATCAAACCCGGTCGCCGGTTGGTGGTGGTCTCCGCTGAGGTCCATGCCATCACAGACGGCACTGAAACACTGGTCGCCATTCTCCAGGGCACCATGGTCCCAATTCAAATCTGA
- the pdeM gene encoding ligase-associated DNA damage response endonuclease PdeM, which translates to MSGFDFFLSSARLTALGSGALHWPDQNLLCISDLHLGKSERQARRGGPVLPPYETRDTLGRLAADLRDTQATTVICLGDSFDDDAAARALPQAEQDTITHLTTGRRWIWISGNHDPAPLDLAGEQHRDITIGPLTFRHIAQPQAQSEVSGHYHPKARLRSTSRPAFLVDEHRLILPAYGTYTGGLRSTDPALTALMGPRARAILTGPHPVPIPMPR; encoded by the coding sequence ATGAGCGGATTTGATTTTTTCCTGTCCAGTGCAAGACTGACGGCGCTTGGCTCCGGCGCGCTGCACTGGCCTGACCAGAACCTGTTGTGCATCTCAGACCTACATCTGGGCAAGTCCGAACGCCAGGCCCGTCGCGGTGGCCCGGTCCTGCCCCCCTACGAGACCCGCGATACCCTAGGTCGACTGGCGGCAGACCTGCGGGACACTCAGGCCACAACGGTCATCTGCCTTGGCGACAGCTTTGATGACGATGCCGCCGCCCGGGCCCTGCCCCAGGCAGAACAGGACACAATCACCCATCTCACCACAGGCCGGCGCTGGATCTGGATATCCGGCAACCATGACCCGGCCCCGCTGGATCTGGCCGGGGAACAGCATCGCGACATCACCATTGGCCCACTAACCTTCCGTCATATTGCCCAGCCACAGGCGCAATCCGAGGTCTCCGGCCATTACCACCCCAAGGCCCGGCTGCGCAGCACCTCGCGTCCCGCCTTTCTTGTCGATGAACACAGGCTTATCCTGCCCGCCTATGGCACCTATACCGGCGGGCTGCGCAGCACCGATCCCGCCCTCACCGCCTTAATGGGGCCACGCGCCCGCGCAATCCTGACCGGCCCGCACCCCGTCCCGATCCCAATGCCGCGCTAA